The following proteins come from a genomic window of Triticum aestivum cultivar Chinese Spring chromosome 6A, IWGSC CS RefSeq v2.1, whole genome shotgun sequence:
- the LOC123130106 gene encoding MOB kinase activator-like 1A isoform X2, whose protein sequence is MKLKRHIDATLGSGNLREVVRLPVGEDLNEWLAVNTVDFFNQVNILYGTLMEFCTPATCPTMSAGPKYEYRWADGVKIKRPIEVSAPKYVEYLMDWIEAQLDEESIFPQKLGAPFPPNFRDVIKTIFKRLFRVYAHIYHSHFQMILKLQEEAHLNTCFKHFMLFTWEFQLIDRAELAPLRELIEPILVGH, encoded by the exons ATGAAGCTGAAGAGGCACATCGACGCCACCCTCGGCAGCGGTAACCTGCGAGAGGTGGTCCGCCTGCCAGTCGGAGAGGACCTCAACGAGTGGCTCGCTGTCAACA CTGTCGACTTTTTCAACCAAGTGAACATCCTGTACGGCACCCTCATGGAGTTCTGCACGCCAGCTACTTGCCCCACCATGTCAGCCGGTCCAAA GTATGAGTACAGGTGGGCCGATGGAGTCAAGATCAAGAGGCCCATTGAAGTGTCCGCACCAAAGTATGTCGAGTACCTGATGGATTGGATCGAGGCCCAGCTCGATGAAGAATCCATCTTCCCGCAAAAGCTTG GAGCTCCCTTCCCTCCAAACTTCCGGGACGtcatcaagacgatcttcaagcgGCTGTTCAGGGTGTATGCGCACATATACCACTCGCATTTCCAGATGATTCTCAAGCTCCAGGAAGAAGCACATCTCAACACCTGCTTCAAGCACTTCATGCTCTTCACATGG GAATTTCAGTTAATCGATAGGGCAGAGCTAGCTCCTCTCAGGGAGCTGATCGAGCCCATATTAGTTGGACACTAG
- the LOC123130106 gene encoding MOB kinase activator-like 1A isoform X1, whose amino-acid sequence MQSFFGRASRNQRTFRPKKSAPAGNNGMKLKRHIDATLGSGNLREVVRLPVGEDLNEWLAVNTVDFFNQVNILYGTLMEFCTPATCPTMSAGPKYEYRWADGVKIKRPIEVSAPKYVEYLMDWIEAQLDEESIFPQKLGAPFPPNFRDVIKTIFKRLFRVYAHIYHSHFQMILKLQEEAHLNTCFKHFMLFTWEFQLIDRAELAPLRELIEPILVGH is encoded by the exons ATGCAGAGCTTCTTCGGTCGCGCCAGCAG GAACCAGAGGACATTCAGGCCCAAGAAGAGTGCTCCGGCAGGGAACAAC GGCATGAAGCTGAAGAGGCACATCGACGCCACCCTCGGCAGCGGTAACCTGCGAGAGGTGGTCCGCCTGCCAGTCGGAGAGGACCTCAACGAGTGGCTCGCTGTCAACA CTGTCGACTTTTTCAACCAAGTGAACATCCTGTACGGCACCCTCATGGAGTTCTGCACGCCAGCTACTTGCCCCACCATGTCAGCCGGTCCAAA GTATGAGTACAGGTGGGCCGATGGAGTCAAGATCAAGAGGCCCATTGAAGTGTCCGCACCAAAGTATGTCGAGTACCTGATGGATTGGATCGAGGCCCAGCTCGATGAAGAATCCATCTTCCCGCAAAAGCTTG GAGCTCCCTTCCCTCCAAACTTCCGGGACGtcatcaagacgatcttcaagcgGCTGTTCAGGGTGTATGCGCACATATACCACTCGCATTTCCAGATGATTCTCAAGCTCCAGGAAGAAGCACATCTCAACACCTGCTTCAAGCACTTCATGCTCTTCACATGG GAATTTCAGTTAATCGATAGGGCAGAGCTAGCTCCTCTCAGGGAGCTGATCGAGCCCATATTAGTTGGACACTAG
- the LOC123130107 gene encoding MOB kinase activator-like 1A, with protein sequence MQSLFGRSSRNQRTFRPKKSAPARDKSMKLKRHIDATLGSGNLREVVRLPVGEDLNEWLAVNTVDFFNQVSLLYGTLMEFCTPATCPTMSAGPKYEYRWADGVKIKRPIEVSAPKYVEYLMDWIEAQLDEESIFPQKLGAPFPPNFRDVAKTIFKRLFRVYAHIYHSHFQMILKLQEEAHLNTCFKHFVLFTTEFELIDRSELAPLSELIEPIWRGH encoded by the exons ATGCAGAGCCTCTTCGGTCGCAGCAGCAG GAACCAGAGGACGTTCAGGCCCAAGAAGAGTGCTCCAGCGAGGGACAAG AGCATGAAGCTGAAGAGGCACATCGACGCGACCCTCGGCAGCGGTAACCTGCGAGAGGTGGTCCGCCTGCCAGTCGGAGAGGATCTCAACGAGTGGCTCGCTGTCAACA CTGTCGACTTCTTCAACCAAGTGAGCCTCCTGTATGGCACCCTCATGGAGTTCTGCACGCCCGCTACCTGCCCCACCATGTCAGCCGGTCCAAA GTATGAGTACAGGTGGGCTGATGGAGTCAAGATCAAGAGGCCTATTGAAGTATCTGCACCGAAGTATGTCGAGTACCTGATGGACTGGATCGAAGCCCAGCTCGACGAAGAATCCATCTTCCCTCAAAAGCTTG GGGCTCCCTTCCCTCCAAACTTCCGGGACGTCGCCAAGACCATCTTCAAGCGTCTGTTCAGGGTGTATGCCCACATATACCACTCACATTTCCAGATGATTCTCAAGCTCCAGGAAGAAGCGCATCTCAACACCTGCTTCAAGCACTTTGTGCTCTTCACAACG GAATTTGAGTTAATCGATAGGTCAGAGCTGGCTCCTCTGAGCGAACTGATCGAGCCCATATGGCGTGGACACTAG